One region of Mus musculus strain C57BL/6J chromosome 15, GRCm38.p6 C57BL/6J genomic DNA includes:
- the Csad gene encoding cysteine sulfinic acid decarboxylase isoform X5 has protein sequence MADSKPLRTLDGDPVAVEALLQDVFGIVVDEAILKGTSASEKVCEWKEPEELKQLLDLELQSQGESREQILERCRTVIHYSVKTGHPRFFNQLFSGLDPHALAGRIITESLNTSQYTYEIAPVFVLMEEEVLKKLRALVGWNSGDGVFCPGGSISNMYAMNLARFQRYPDCKQRGLRALPPLALFTSKECHYSITKGAAFLGLGTDSVRVVKADERGRMIPEDLERQIILAEAEGSVPFLVSATSGTTVLGAFDPLDAIADVCQRHGLWFHVDAAWGGSVLLSRTHRHLLDGIQRADSVAWNPHKLLAAGLQCSALLLRDTSNLLKRCHGSQASYLFQQDKFYDVALDTGDKVVQCGRRVDCLKLWLMWKAQGGQGLERRIDQAFALTRWPLCSRSAW, from the exons ATGGCTGACTCAAAACCACTCAGGACCCTGGATGGGGACCCCGTGGCTGTGGAGGCCTTGCTCCAGGACGTGTTTGGGATTGTTGTAGATGAGGCCATTCTGAAGGGGACCAGTGCCTCTGAGAAG GTCTGCGAATGGAAGGAGCCTGAAGAACTCAAGCAGCTGCTGGACTTGGAGCTGCAGAGCCAGGGCGAGTCCCGGGAGCAGATCCTGGAGCGCTGCCGGACTGTGATTCACTACAGTGTCAAGACTG GTCACCCCCGGTTCTTCAACCAGCTCTTCTCAGGGTTAGATCCCCATGCTCTGGCTGGGCGCATCATCACGGAGAGCCTCAACACTAGCCA GTACACATATGAGATTGCCCCCGTGTTTGTGCTcatggaagaggaggtgctgaAGAAACTCCGTGCCCTGGTGGGCTGGAACTCTGGGGATGGGGTCTTCTGTCCTG GTGGCTCCATCTCCAACATGTACGCCATGAACCTGGCCCGCTTTCAGCGCTACCCAGACTGCAAGCAGAGGGGCCTCCGGGCCCTGCCGCCCTTGGCTCTCTTCACTTCAAAGGAG TGTCACTACTCCATCACCAAGGGAGCTGCTTTTCTGGGACTTGGCACCGACAGTGTCCGAGTGGTCAAGGCTGATGAGAG AGGGAGGATGATCCCTGAGGACCTGGAGAGGCAGATCATTCTGGCAGAGGCTGAG GGCTCTGTGCCATTTCTGGTCAGTGCCACCTCTGGTACCACCGTGCTAGGGGCCTTTGACCCCCTGGATGCAATTGCCGATGTTTGCCAGCGACACGGACTGTGGTTCCATGTGGAT GCTGCCTGGGGTGGGAGCGTCCTGCTGTCTCGGACACACAGGCATCTCCTGGATGGGATCCAGAG GGCTGACTCTGTGGCCTGGAACCCTCACAAGCTTCTCGCCGCAGGGCTGCAGTGCTCCGCTCTTCTTCTCCGGGACACCTCG AACCTGCTCAAGCGCTGCCATGGATCCCAGGCCAGCTACCTCTTCCAGCAAGACAAGTTCTACGATGTGGCTCTGGACACCGGAGACAAAGTGGTGCAGTGTGGCCGCCGCGTGGACTGTCTGAAGCTATGGCTCATGTGGAAGGCACAGGGTGGGCAGGGGTTGGAGCGGCGCATCGACCAGGCCTTTGCTCTCACCCG GTGGCCCCTGTGCTCAAGGAGCGCATGGTGA
- the Csad gene encoding cysteine sulfinic acid decarboxylase isoform X1: MADSKPLRTLDGDPVAVEALLQDVFGIVVDEAILKGTSASEKVCEWKEPEELKQLLDLELQSQGESREQILERCRTVIHYSVKTGHPRFFNQLFSGLDPHALAGRIITESLNTSQYTYEIAPVFVLMEEEVLKKLRALVGWNSGDGVFCPGGSISNMYAMNLARFQRYPDCKQRGLRALPPLALFTSKECHYSITKGAAFLGLGTDSVRVVKADERGRMIPEDLERQIILAEAEGSVPFLVSATSGTTVLGAFDPLDAIADVCQRHGLWFHVDAAWGGSVLLSRTHRHLLDGIQRADSVAWNPHKLLAAGLQCSALLLRDTSNLLKRCHGSQASYLFQQDKFYDVALDTGDKVVQCGRRVDCLKLWLMWKAQGGQGLERRIDQAFALTRYLVEEIKKREGFELVMEVGLLAPLNASPSPHLVPDMKPHKGPGAKTGKQPLLSFLPPSLPSPTHASLIPPLSPSSSTCASGLCLPAFGGRRRVQITAKGCLRWPLCSRSAW, from the exons ATGGCTGACTCAAAACCACTCAGGACCCTGGATGGGGACCCCGTGGCTGTGGAGGCCTTGCTCCAGGACGTGTTTGGGATTGTTGTAGATGAGGCCATTCTGAAGGGGACCAGTGCCTCTGAGAAG GTCTGCGAATGGAAGGAGCCTGAAGAACTCAAGCAGCTGCTGGACTTGGAGCTGCAGAGCCAGGGCGAGTCCCGGGAGCAGATCCTGGAGCGCTGCCGGACTGTGATTCACTACAGTGTCAAGACTG GTCACCCCCGGTTCTTCAACCAGCTCTTCTCAGGGTTAGATCCCCATGCTCTGGCTGGGCGCATCATCACGGAGAGCCTCAACACTAGCCA GTACACATATGAGATTGCCCCCGTGTTTGTGCTcatggaagaggaggtgctgaAGAAACTCCGTGCCCTGGTGGGCTGGAACTCTGGGGATGGGGTCTTCTGTCCTG GTGGCTCCATCTCCAACATGTACGCCATGAACCTGGCCCGCTTTCAGCGCTACCCAGACTGCAAGCAGAGGGGCCTCCGGGCCCTGCCGCCCTTGGCTCTCTTCACTTCAAAGGAG TGTCACTACTCCATCACCAAGGGAGCTGCTTTTCTGGGACTTGGCACCGACAGTGTCCGAGTGGTCAAGGCTGATGAGAG AGGGAGGATGATCCCTGAGGACCTGGAGAGGCAGATCATTCTGGCAGAGGCTGAG GGCTCTGTGCCATTTCTGGTCAGTGCCACCTCTGGTACCACCGTGCTAGGGGCCTTTGACCCCCTGGATGCAATTGCCGATGTTTGCCAGCGACACGGACTGTGGTTCCATGTGGAT GCTGCCTGGGGTGGGAGCGTCCTGCTGTCTCGGACACACAGGCATCTCCTGGATGGGATCCAGAG GGCTGACTCTGTGGCCTGGAACCCTCACAAGCTTCTCGCCGCAGGGCTGCAGTGCTCCGCTCTTCTTCTCCGGGACACCTCG AACCTGCTCAAGCGCTGCCATGGATCCCAGGCCAGCTACCTCTTCCAGCAAGACAAGTTCTACGATGTGGCTCTGGACACCGGAGACAAAGTGGTGCAGTGTGGCCGCCGCGTGGACTGTCTGAAGCTATGGCTCATGTGGAAGGCACAGGGTGGGCAGGGGTTGGAGCGGCGCATCGACCAGGCCTTTGCTCTCACCCG GTACTTGGTGGAGGAGATTAAAAAGCGGGAAGGATTTGAGTTGGTAATGGAGGTAGGACTCCTGGCTCCTTTGAATGCCTCTCCCAGCCCCCACCTTGTTCCAGACATGAAGCCTCATAAAGGACCAGGAGCAAAGACAGGGAAACaaccccttctttccttccttcctccctcccttccttccccaactCATGCCTCCCTCATCCCTCCCCTCAGCCCGAGTTCGTCAACGTGTGCTTCTGGTTTGTGCCTCCCAGCCTTCGGGGGAAGAAGGAGAGTCCAGATTACAGCCAAAGGCTGTCTCAG GTGGCCCCTGTGCTCAAGGAGCGCATGGTGA
- the Csad gene encoding cysteine sulfinic acid decarboxylase isoform X2 — MADSKPLRTLDGDPVAVEALLQDVFGIVVDEAILKGTSASEKVCEWKEPEELKQLLDLELQSQGESREQILERCRTVIHYSVKTGHPRFFNQLFSGLDPHALAGRIITESLNTSQYTYEIAPVFVLMEEEVLKKLRALVGWNSGDGVFCPGGSISNMYAMNLARFQRYPDCKQRGLRALPPLALFTSKECHYSITKGAAFLGLGTDSVRVVKADERGRMIPEDLERQIILAEAEGSVPFLVSATSGTTVLGAFDPLDAIADVCQRHGLWFHVDAAWGGSVLLSRTHRHLLDGIQRADSVAWNPHKLLAAGLQCSALLLRDTSNLLKRCHGSQASYLFQQDKFYDVALDTGDKVVQCGRRVDCLKLWLMWKAQGGQGLERRIDQAFALTRYLVEEIKKREGFELVMEPEFVNVCFWFVPPSLRGKKESPDYSQRLSQVAPVLKERMVKKGTMMIGYQPHGTRANFFRMVVANPILAQADIDFLLGELELLGQDL; from the exons ATGGCTGACTCAAAACCACTCAGGACCCTGGATGGGGACCCCGTGGCTGTGGAGGCCTTGCTCCAGGACGTGTTTGGGATTGTTGTAGATGAGGCCATTCTGAAGGGGACCAGTGCCTCTGAGAAG GTCTGCGAATGGAAGGAGCCTGAAGAACTCAAGCAGCTGCTGGACTTGGAGCTGCAGAGCCAGGGCGAGTCCCGGGAGCAGATCCTGGAGCGCTGCCGGACTGTGATTCACTACAGTGTCAAGACTG GTCACCCCCGGTTCTTCAACCAGCTCTTCTCAGGGTTAGATCCCCATGCTCTGGCTGGGCGCATCATCACGGAGAGCCTCAACACTAGCCA GTACACATATGAGATTGCCCCCGTGTTTGTGCTcatggaagaggaggtgctgaAGAAACTCCGTGCCCTGGTGGGCTGGAACTCTGGGGATGGGGTCTTCTGTCCTG GTGGCTCCATCTCCAACATGTACGCCATGAACCTGGCCCGCTTTCAGCGCTACCCAGACTGCAAGCAGAGGGGCCTCCGGGCCCTGCCGCCCTTGGCTCTCTTCACTTCAAAGGAG TGTCACTACTCCATCACCAAGGGAGCTGCTTTTCTGGGACTTGGCACCGACAGTGTCCGAGTGGTCAAGGCTGATGAGAG AGGGAGGATGATCCCTGAGGACCTGGAGAGGCAGATCATTCTGGCAGAGGCTGAG GGCTCTGTGCCATTTCTGGTCAGTGCCACCTCTGGTACCACCGTGCTAGGGGCCTTTGACCCCCTGGATGCAATTGCCGATGTTTGCCAGCGACACGGACTGTGGTTCCATGTGGAT GCTGCCTGGGGTGGGAGCGTCCTGCTGTCTCGGACACACAGGCATCTCCTGGATGGGATCCAGAG GGCTGACTCTGTGGCCTGGAACCCTCACAAGCTTCTCGCCGCAGGGCTGCAGTGCTCCGCTCTTCTTCTCCGGGACACCTCG AACCTGCTCAAGCGCTGCCATGGATCCCAGGCCAGCTACCTCTTCCAGCAAGACAAGTTCTACGATGTGGCTCTGGACACCGGAGACAAAGTGGTGCAGTGTGGCCGCCGCGTGGACTGTCTGAAGCTATGGCTCATGTGGAAGGCACAGGGTGGGCAGGGGTTGGAGCGGCGCATCGACCAGGCCTTTGCTCTCACCCG GTACTTGGTGGAGGAGATTAAAAAGCGGGAAGGATTTGAGTTGGTAATGGAG CCCGAGTTCGTCAACGTGTGCTTCTGGTTTGTGCCTCCCAGCCTTCGGGGGAAGAAGGAGAGTCCAGATTACAGCCAAAGGCTGTCTCAG GTGGCCCCTGTGCTCAAGGAGCGCATGGTGAAGAAGGGGACCATGATGATTGGCTACCAGCCCCATGGGACCCGGGCCAACTTCTTCCGAATGGTGGTGGCCAACCCCATACTGGCCCAGGCCGATATAGATTTCCTTCTGGGCGAGCTGGAGCTCCTGGGCCAGGACCTGTGA
- the Csad gene encoding cysteine sulfinic acid decarboxylase isoform X4, whose protein sequence is MADSKPLRTLDGDPVAVEALLQDVFGIVVDEAILKGTSASEKVCEWKEPEELKQLLDLELQSQGESREQILERCRTVIHYSVKTGHPRFFNQLFSGLDPHALAGRIITESLNTSQYTYEIAPVFVLMEEEVLKKLRALVGWNSGDGVFCPGGSISNMYAMNLARFQRYPDCKQRGLRALPPLALFTSKECHYSITKGAAFLGLGTDSVRVVKADERGRMIPEDLERQIILAEAEGSVPFLVSATSGTTVLGAFDPLDAIADVCQRHGLWFHVDAAWGGSVLLSRTHRHLLDGIQRADSVAWNPHKLLAAGLQCSALLLRDTSNLLKRCHGSQASYLFQQDKFYDVALDTGDKVVQCGRRVDCLKLWLMWKAQGGQGLERRIDQAFALTRPSSSTCASGLCLPAFGGRRRVQITAKGCLRWPLCSRSAW, encoded by the exons ATGGCTGACTCAAAACCACTCAGGACCCTGGATGGGGACCCCGTGGCTGTGGAGGCCTTGCTCCAGGACGTGTTTGGGATTGTTGTAGATGAGGCCATTCTGAAGGGGACCAGTGCCTCTGAGAAG GTCTGCGAATGGAAGGAGCCTGAAGAACTCAAGCAGCTGCTGGACTTGGAGCTGCAGAGCCAGGGCGAGTCCCGGGAGCAGATCCTGGAGCGCTGCCGGACTGTGATTCACTACAGTGTCAAGACTG GTCACCCCCGGTTCTTCAACCAGCTCTTCTCAGGGTTAGATCCCCATGCTCTGGCTGGGCGCATCATCACGGAGAGCCTCAACACTAGCCA GTACACATATGAGATTGCCCCCGTGTTTGTGCTcatggaagaggaggtgctgaAGAAACTCCGTGCCCTGGTGGGCTGGAACTCTGGGGATGGGGTCTTCTGTCCTG GTGGCTCCATCTCCAACATGTACGCCATGAACCTGGCCCGCTTTCAGCGCTACCCAGACTGCAAGCAGAGGGGCCTCCGGGCCCTGCCGCCCTTGGCTCTCTTCACTTCAAAGGAG TGTCACTACTCCATCACCAAGGGAGCTGCTTTTCTGGGACTTGGCACCGACAGTGTCCGAGTGGTCAAGGCTGATGAGAG AGGGAGGATGATCCCTGAGGACCTGGAGAGGCAGATCATTCTGGCAGAGGCTGAG GGCTCTGTGCCATTTCTGGTCAGTGCCACCTCTGGTACCACCGTGCTAGGGGCCTTTGACCCCCTGGATGCAATTGCCGATGTTTGCCAGCGACACGGACTGTGGTTCCATGTGGAT GCTGCCTGGGGTGGGAGCGTCCTGCTGTCTCGGACACACAGGCATCTCCTGGATGGGATCCAGAG GGCTGACTCTGTGGCCTGGAACCCTCACAAGCTTCTCGCCGCAGGGCTGCAGTGCTCCGCTCTTCTTCTCCGGGACACCTCG AACCTGCTCAAGCGCTGCCATGGATCCCAGGCCAGCTACCTCTTCCAGCAAGACAAGTTCTACGATGTGGCTCTGGACACCGGAGACAAAGTGGTGCAGTGTGGCCGCCGCGTGGACTGTCTGAAGCTATGGCTCATGTGGAAGGCACAGGGTGGGCAGGGGTTGGAGCGGCGCATCGACCAGGCCTTTGCTCTCACCCG CCCGAGTTCGTCAACGTGTGCTTCTGGTTTGTGCCTCCCAGCCTTCGGGGGAAGAAGGAGAGTCCAGATTACAGCCAAAGGCTGTCTCAG GTGGCCCCTGTGCTCAAGGAGCGCATGGTGA
- the Csad gene encoding cysteine sulfinic acid decarboxylase isoform X3 has translation MADSKPLRTLDGDPVAVEALLQDVFGIVVDEAILKGTSASEKVCEWKEPEELKQLLDLELQSQGESREQILERCRTVIHYSVKTGHPRFFNQLFSGLDPHALAGRIITESLNTSQYTYEIAPVFVLMEEEVLKKLRALVGWNSGDGVFCPGGSISNMYAMNLARFQRYPDCKQRGLRALPPLALFTSKECHYSITKGAAFLGLGTDSVRVVKADERGRMIPEDLERQIILAEAEGSVPFLVSATSGTTVLGAFDPLDAIADVCQRHGLWFHVDAAWGGSVLLSRTHRHLLDGIQRADSVAWNPHKLLAAGLQCSALLLRDTSNLLKRCHGSQASYLFQQDKFYDVALDTGDKVVQCGRRVDCLKLWLMWKAQGGQGLERRIDQAFALTRYLVEEIKKREGFELVMEVAPVLKERMVKKGTMMIGYQPHGTRANFFRMVVANPILAQADIDFLLGELELLGQDL, from the exons ATGGCTGACTCAAAACCACTCAGGACCCTGGATGGGGACCCCGTGGCTGTGGAGGCCTTGCTCCAGGACGTGTTTGGGATTGTTGTAGATGAGGCCATTCTGAAGGGGACCAGTGCCTCTGAGAAG GTCTGCGAATGGAAGGAGCCTGAAGAACTCAAGCAGCTGCTGGACTTGGAGCTGCAGAGCCAGGGCGAGTCCCGGGAGCAGATCCTGGAGCGCTGCCGGACTGTGATTCACTACAGTGTCAAGACTG GTCACCCCCGGTTCTTCAACCAGCTCTTCTCAGGGTTAGATCCCCATGCTCTGGCTGGGCGCATCATCACGGAGAGCCTCAACACTAGCCA GTACACATATGAGATTGCCCCCGTGTTTGTGCTcatggaagaggaggtgctgaAGAAACTCCGTGCCCTGGTGGGCTGGAACTCTGGGGATGGGGTCTTCTGTCCTG GTGGCTCCATCTCCAACATGTACGCCATGAACCTGGCCCGCTTTCAGCGCTACCCAGACTGCAAGCAGAGGGGCCTCCGGGCCCTGCCGCCCTTGGCTCTCTTCACTTCAAAGGAG TGTCACTACTCCATCACCAAGGGAGCTGCTTTTCTGGGACTTGGCACCGACAGTGTCCGAGTGGTCAAGGCTGATGAGAG AGGGAGGATGATCCCTGAGGACCTGGAGAGGCAGATCATTCTGGCAGAGGCTGAG GGCTCTGTGCCATTTCTGGTCAGTGCCACCTCTGGTACCACCGTGCTAGGGGCCTTTGACCCCCTGGATGCAATTGCCGATGTTTGCCAGCGACACGGACTGTGGTTCCATGTGGAT GCTGCCTGGGGTGGGAGCGTCCTGCTGTCTCGGACACACAGGCATCTCCTGGATGGGATCCAGAG GGCTGACTCTGTGGCCTGGAACCCTCACAAGCTTCTCGCCGCAGGGCTGCAGTGCTCCGCTCTTCTTCTCCGGGACACCTCG AACCTGCTCAAGCGCTGCCATGGATCCCAGGCCAGCTACCTCTTCCAGCAAGACAAGTTCTACGATGTGGCTCTGGACACCGGAGACAAAGTGGTGCAGTGTGGCCGCCGCGTGGACTGTCTGAAGCTATGGCTCATGTGGAAGGCACAGGGTGGGCAGGGGTTGGAGCGGCGCATCGACCAGGCCTTTGCTCTCACCCG GTACTTGGTGGAGGAGATTAAAAAGCGGGAAGGATTTGAGTTGGTAATGGAG GTGGCCCCTGTGCTCAAGGAGCGCATGGTGAAGAAGGGGACCATGATGATTGGCTACCAGCCCCATGGGACCCGGGCCAACTTCTTCCGAATGGTGGTGGCCAACCCCATACTGGCCCAGGCCGATATAGATTTCCTTCTGGGCGAGCTGGAGCTCCTGGGCCAGGACCTGTGA